The genomic DNA ACACTTCCAACAGCACATTTGCAGAATTTCAACCGAGTTATATTCGTCATGTCACTGGTCCTCATAGTATTAATGCAAAAAGAagataaatacacaaaacaatgacAGGAACATACTGAGAAATTTAAAGAATCCCCTGTCTTCAGCCACAAGCCGATACTGTCAAAACGTCGCACTTTGAGCAGGGCCATTTCTGTAGTTCCAACTTTCCTTGCCCCCTATGTCTGTCGCCGGCGTTTCTACTCCGTGCTTTCGAGCATCGATTAGCCGTGATTGGTAAGTGATGCCTTCAGACTGGACACATCGATGGGACACAGGCAAGACTAGTCGAGAGAACATTTAGGGAGCGGCGGAGTAGCCATGTCTTCATTTCCTAACCtagtacaaatcagtttacaatACATTGTTAACAGTTAATATAGTTATTCATTAAATATATCCACAATGAAATTAATGAAcattgactttagaaaaagcCTCACATCCCTGACTGGTTCCTGCTTTGGATCTGATgctgcagggattggctcctgccacTGCAAACTTGAACAGGCATATgaacatcagaacattagaacaatctacaggAGAACAAACCATTCAGACCAAGAAAGCTCGCTGGTCTTATCTACTTTATTCTTCCAAACTAACATCAAGTctacttttgaaagtccctaaagtcctatgtctaccaaactacttggtagtttatttcaAATGTCTGGTTCTctatgcaaagaaaaacttcctaatgtttgtgtggaatttacccttaacaagtttccaactgtgtcccagtgttcttgttaaactcattttaaaataacaatctcaatccactgtaccatatcccttcatacttttaaacacttcaaatatctcttctcttaatcttcttttgcttatgctgaaaaggctcagctcttttaattcttcctcataattcatcaccTATGGCATtggatcagcctagttgctcctcTCTGGACCTTTACTAGCGCtggtatgtcctttttgtagcctgaagaccaaaactgcccacagtactccagatgaggccacaccagtgcattataaagcttgagaataacctccttggacttgtacgtcacacatcagggtgctatataacctaacactctgttagccttcttaatggcttctgaacactgtctgccagttgatagtgtcgagtccactatgactcctcagtccttctcataagttgtactcttgattttcagacctgccCTTGTGtaatcaaacctaacatttttacttcctataagATGACCTTATACATTAACCTCTTAATGCAGGGTTCACATTAATTGTTCTTGGTATTATCCTGTAATGTACTACAGTGAATCTGTTATGGTGTTTCTGACAATTCCCCAGCTTATAACACTAAAATAGCAAATTTGGCATTGACCTTTTAAATGTTTAGGTTTCATCATATTTCCCATATACACAAGAAAGCCTTCAAAATCCTTATGATCCCAAAAACAAATAATGTTCTTTgagagagtggtacaataattaGTGTTGCTGTCCCACGGCTCCAGaatgttcactttttattgtatcaatattaaaataaatttgtaataCAATGTATTAATGTAGTCTacgaaaatgtaaaaacaaagaataaattacataaaagaGTCGCAGTAGATAAATTATTAGGTACAAGAGGGATTCAGGGATTAACTTTACAAACTGTTAAGAAAAGAACTGAGAatctttctcatttttattgtctttgtgTTTTACTAGTTTTTTCTTAATACCATTTCTAACATGTCAATGTCCACACAGAATAATGCAATAGAAGGTCTAACCGGTTTTATACTTACGTATATGACAATATGGAATGGGCATTTACTATTTTTTATCTTCAcatttataaacagaaaaaagaacgaCATTTAAACATACTTGGCTAGATTTTGTTTGGTAAACTTTGGAAAAAGGGAGTTAGAGACACACACCTTCTTTACAACTCGTTTATAATTAACTGCTAGCTTTCGAATAACTTCTGGCATCGGTTAGTTCTGTCTGTACGGACGACTTGTTGACGTAACACGTCGCTTATGTACAATTGCGTCCTGACGTCGCTTCCTCTCCCTTTTCCCTATCACAGGCGAGGTAAGAGTAAGATGGCGTTATGCAGAGATACTGAAAATCTGGTTTAATCCTCTGGAAATACGTTGTTTCAGCCAAAATCATCAAGTGAAGTAATCAAGCACATTATGTCCAACATTATAGATATAATATTTTTTGAAAGCCAAAAGCTTCAGATACCGGGAAAATGTTTTGTATCTGAAGGCGCGACGCGCAGGCCTGTTGCCCGCATCATAGTTAGACATAAACGTACGTGTCGTTTGTGTCACCGGATTATTTGGGCTCGTCAAGGAGCATTGTTGAAGCGTCGTGCAGTATATATTGCAGTTTAGTATTGTAGCCATTTGGTAGCGCGGTGTTTTTCTTTAATATGGGCTGTTTTGATGACTGATGCATGTCCtattaggtgtgtgtgtgtcgtacGCGTGAAAAGTCTTCAGACTTTTACACATTGTTAatggcagtgtgtatgcttcaatTATAGGATGAAGACCATTCTCAGCAACCAGACCGTCGACATTCCCGACAATGGTAAGCAAAGATACAACTAACGTGAGAGTGGCTTGGTAACTGGAAGCCTAGCGAGATCGACCTGACTTTGCTTTTTTCTTCTCCCAGTCGAGGTGAAACTTGATGGGCGCACTGTGATCGTCAAGGGACCTCGAGGTGTTCTTCGCAGAGAGTTCAATCACATTAATTTAGAGCTCAGTCTCCTGGGTAAAAAGCGAAGAAGGGTAAGTGTAGTGCCTAATGTAGAGATTGTGTTTATATGTACCCACGGTACACTGACGGAAGCGTGCAATTGCTTTAACAGTCTTGctcttttaaataaaagtttgtttgttttttggcgTGAGAGAAGGTACAAATTGCACTTTTCTACCCCGTTAGTGTATTTTGTCCTGTGGTGAAACGCAAGCTAGAGTCATGcaatatgaagtttttttttttttttatatagtgccatcatCAACATGCAACTTTACAAGGTGCTTTAAGGGGTCAACAGTAATTTCAGTGTATTGTTGATCTGCAAAGTGAGCAGTACAGTAATGATTGATCAATACAAGCCGGGGTATAGGTGTGAATGGCAAAAAATGCACTACTGACTGACATCAGAATGAGGGGCCGGGGTTTCTGGAGCGAATGGCAAAAATGCATCACTGACATACATCAGAATGTGGGGCTATCTTTAAATTTTAAGAATGAATTGTCTTTTCTCCATAGCTTCGTGTTGACAAATGGTGGGGAAACAGAAAGGAGCTTGCTACAGTAAGAACCATCTGCAGTCATGTTCAGAATATGATCAAAGGAGTGACTTTGGTATGTATTAGGAGCTTGTGGTAGTTTTCCAATTTTATATACAGATAGTCATTTGCTTACATTATAGGGTACCTACTGTTCACTGAAAGCTCAGTATTTTAGAGTGTGAAATAAATAGTATACAGCTTTTCAATTTCAAAACCCCAAATGTACTTAAAGTCATAATAGAAAAATGATAGGATACTGAAATAGTTGAAAATATTCTGGTTACCAATGGCTGCGGTTTTCATAAAATGACTTAGATTTCATTGATTTATTGTGTTGGAAGGAGATTTAATTGATCACAAAGCCTCTTTTGACCTCAGTGTGTACTACTTGGACAAAAAGTAAACCCTGGTGTGAGATCAATTTTAACATCATGGATTCTACTTTGGATTTTTAGCAGTTTCTTGAATTGATCTAGCTGCAAAGAAAGTTTTTTTCTAACATGCATTTTTAATAGTATTCTCTAATTTTTTCATATCTCCAGGGCTTTCGCTACAAGATGAGGTCTGTGTATGCTCATTTCCCCATCAACGTGGTCATCCAAGAGAGTGGTTCACTTGTTGAAATCAGAAATTTTCTGGGAGAGAAGTACATTAGAAGGGTCCGAATGAGACAAGGTGAGTATGTTTGTTGACTACATTAACATGCTATTTCAAAAAGGATAAAATCTCTTGATTTGGTAGTATAGTTTTGTGGTTAAAATGCTACAATTTGACCGTCACCAACAAACAAGTGAATACTTTGTTGTGTAATAAAGTTTTGGAATGTATTTGAATGCTATCCATTTGTACATTTGGGTTTTGTCAGGTTAGGCTAAATGTCAACTTCAGAACTTGCCAAGCATGATTAAAAGTGTGTGTCCTGTCTGCCAAAGGACTGTCCAGGTTCCGTTCCTGCCTTATACATGGTGTTGTGTATATAGGATTGAAAGTATTCAGAAAGTGAATGCATATGAGTTAGTTATAGTGTTTTTGTTCAGTTGTAAGCAAAATTTTTGCGTGGtagttctttttttagttttatttctacATCATGTTTATATATCCTTGTTTTTATCACTGCCAAAGGTGTTTTGTTTGatgcttgactttttttttttattttattttattacattcagTTTCATCTGAGCTTTCCTCATTAGATATTATAAGTTAGTGTATCAGTTTTGGTTCAGAATTGTTGGATTCCTCTCTTTCTAGACATCATTTTACAAGATATTTTATGGCTTAGTTGCTTCAATTAATATTTACTAAGTTTTAACTTGCTTTAACCTCCTCCTTAATTTTTGTCTCAGTCTTTTGTTCTTAAACCATATGATGCTATAAAAGCACACTACTGTTTTGTTGgtgtttttctgtgtttcatGTTTCTTTGCTATCTCAAAGTTGCTGTTTGTTGGAAATATGTATGGATATTGTGGTTTTGGCCTTACACTGATTTGTcacagttcttttataattttttagttAAGTATAACACAAGGAAACACATGAGTCAGTTCAGTCTCTTTTGCAACATTATAGTTTCAGTAGTCCTGCATGGTTGTCACCTTCACATCTCTGTGACTTAATGCTGCTCCAAGACTGTGATCTTGGTTAAGCAATTTTCACGATATTAATTACAGATATAATTAAAATTTCAGTTGTACTTTTGCACAACGCCTTTAGGCAGGAGAAATAGTTATGTATCAGTCAAGCTTATTAACTGATTTTGGCCATAAATTTATAAATGGGAAATGAATCTGCTGCCCTGCCCAGAAGTACTTGGTGGTCCATGTCAATGATAAGTCTGACACACATCAAATACTTCTGGCCAATTAGTTattttcagcagaagtgtgtcaaactCTGTTGGTGCTTCTTTATATCAatggcaatatgcctgcataatgcctcacttttGTGATCTTTTTATCttaagccaagtcagaagtttttttttttttttta from Erpetoichthys calabaricus chromosome 5, fErpCal1.3, whole genome shotgun sequence includes the following:
- the rpl9 gene encoding 60S ribosomal protein L9 isoform X2 — its product is MKTILSNQTVDIPDNVEVKLDGRTVIVKGPRGVLRREFNHINLELSLLGKKRRRLRVDKWWGNRKELATVRTICSHVQNMIKGVTLGFRYKMRSVYAHFPINVVIQESGSLVEIRNFLGEKYIRRVRMRQGVNCALSQAQKDELVLEGNDIELVSNSAALIQQATTVKNKDIRKFLDGIYVSEKGTVVEQDQ
- the rpl9 gene encoding 60S ribosomal protein L9 isoform X1 — translated: MKTILSNQTVDIPDNVEVKLDGRTVIVKGPRGVLRREFNHINLELSLLGKKRRRLRVDKWWGNRKELATVRTICSHVQNMIKGVTLGFRYKMRSVYAHFPINVVIQESGSLVEIRNFLGEKYIRRVRMRQGVNCALSQAQKDELVLEGNDIELVSNSAALIQQATTVKKKDIRKFLDGIYVSEKSTVVEEQTD